TATGCCCAGGCTGAGGCCGAAGGCGCTGGAGAGCGAGGCGATGAGCTGGTTGAGCGCCAGTTTGGTGGCGGCAGCCGCCCCCACCGGTCCCAAGTGCGTAGGCTCGGGGCCAAAGTTGCTCAGTAGCGCGCGCCAGCGCTCGAACTGCTCGGGCGAAGCGCCCACCATGACTTGCAGCTGGCCGCTTTGGGCTTGCGGGACGCTCCCCAGCAGCGGTGCTTCCAGGTACTCGCCGCCGGCAGCGACCACCGCTTGCTGGATGGCTCGGCTTTGCTCGGGCGCGATCGTCCCCATTTGGATGACGCTGCGCCCGCTTAACTCAGCGCGCACCTCAGGGGCCAGCAGAACGCGTTCAATGGCGGTCGCATCGGCCAGCATCAGGATGAGGCAGTCCGCCGCTCGGACGGCGTCGGTGGGGCTCGCCGTTGTCTCAGCCCCCGCTTCGCGCAGCGGCGCCAGTTTCTCGGGGGTGCGGTTGTAAGCCACCACAGGATACTGGGCCCCTAGCAGCCGCTGACCCATGGGCTGTCCCATCAGGCCTGTGCCCAAAACGCCAACTTTCATGGCAACCTCTCGCGTGCGTCTGGCGGTTCGCCTGCGATGGTGACATCCGCCCGCTGCTGCGCTCGGTCCTTCGTCACTGGCGCGGCGCTGGCCGATAATGGGGCCAACTGGCTTCCCGAGCTGCCATGAGCGATACCGTTATTGAGTTTCGCAACCTGCAGGTCCGGTTTGAAACGGACGCAGGGACGGTTACCGCCGCAGACGGCATTGACTTGACGCTCGAGCGCGGTCAGACCCTGGGCTTGGTAGGCGAGTCGGGTTCGGGCAAATCGGTCACTTCATTGGCGATCGCGGGCTTGCTCGATCGCCCGGGCCGGGTTGCTGCCGGCGAGATTTGGTTCCGGTCCACCCCCGAGAGCGAGCCAGTGGATCTGCTCCGACTGGGCGAGGAACGGCGGCGGCGGTACCGCGGCAGCCGCATCGGCACCATCTTTCAGGATCCCATGAGCGCGCTCAACCCGGTCTTGACCGTTGGGGTCCAGCTGGTCGAGGCCATCCGCCAGCACCGTTCCGTTTCTAAGGCCGAAGCCCGGCGGCAGGCCATGCGCGACCTCCAAGAGGTGCAGCTATTGCCCAGCGACGCGCAGCTGCGCGAGCGCTACATCGCCGAGTGGGGCCAGCCCGCCGACGAGCGGGCCCTGGATCGCTACTGCAACCAGCAAAAGCGCGCCATGCTGGCGCGCTACCCCCACCAACTCTCGGGCGGGCAGCTGCAGCGGGTCACCATCGCCATGGCCATTGCCTGCAATCCCAGCTTGCTGATCGCCGACGAGCCCACTACAGCCCTCGATGTCACCGTGGAGGACAGCATCCTGAAACTGCTGCGGCAGCTGTGCCAGCAGCGCGGGATGTCGATGATTTTCATCACCCACGACCTGCGCGCGATCGCCGAGGTGGCCGATACCGTGGCCGTTATGTATCGCGGCGTGATCGTGGAGTCGGGCGCGCTCGAGCGCATCTTTACCCACCCCTCGCATCCCTACACGCAGGGGCTGTTGGCCTGCATCCCGCGCCTGGAGCGGCAAGTGCAGTACTTGCCCACCATTGCGGATTTCATGCGCCCGGAGCGCGACGCCACCCCTGGCGCTGCAGCGCCGGCACCCCCCTCGGGCGAGGCCGCGACTGCCGCCGATGGCGACAGGGCCGCGAGCGCGGGGCCGCTACTATCGGTGCAGGCGTTGCAAGTGGGTTTTGCCCAGCGCGGCATCTGGGGCGCGACCCAGCGGTACTTCATGGCCGTCCAAGGCGTCTCGTTTTCGGTCCAGGCGGGCGAGACCCTGGGCCTGGTGGGCGAGTCGGGTTGCGGCAAGTCCACGCTCGCGCGCACCATCTTGCGCCTGATTGAGCCGCTCCACGGCCGGATCGCATTTGAGGGGCAAGACATTACCCGCCTGCGGGGGCGACGGCTGCAGCGACTGCGCCGCCGCATGCAGATCGTGTTCCAGAATCCTTACAGCTCGCTCAACCCGCGCTTGCCCATCGGCAAAGCGATCGCCGAGCCACTGGCGATCCACGGCAGCGAGCGCACGCCCCACCAGCGCCGCACACGCGTTGCCCGACTGCTAGAGCGGGTGGATCTGAGCCCGAGCTGGATGGACCGCTACCCGCACGAGTTCTCCGGCGGTCAGCGCCAGCGCATTTGCATTGCGCGGGCGCTGGCCCTCAACCCCAGCTTGATTGTCTGCGATGAAGCTGTCTCGGCGCTCGATGTCTCGGTGCAGGCACAGGTGCTGAACTTGCTCAAAACCCTGCAAGCCGATCTGGGGCTAACCTACATTTTCATCTCGCACGACCTCAGCGTGGTCAAGTTCCTCAGCGATCGCATCATGGTCATGAACCAGGGCCAGATTGCCGAGATTGGCCCGGCCGAGCAGGTGTATCGCCAGCCAAGTTCCGACTACACGCGCCGCCTGATTGATGCCATTCCGCGCGGGCGGGGTCAGCTGGTCGAGAGTGCCGCCACCCCCGATGGTTAGCGGCCGCGCAGGGTCTGCCAGGCGAATTGGGGCAGCGTCAGCATGCGGCGCCAACGCCGCGGTTCCTGGTAGAAGCGGTAGAGCCACTCCAGGTGGTGCTTGCGAAACCAAGCTGGCGCGCGCGCTTTAGTGCCAGCCCAAACATCGAAACTGCCGCCCACGCCTATCCAGACCGCGTTCGGGCAAAGCGCGCGGTTGCGGGCGATCCATTGCTCCTGGCGTGGCGAGCCCAGCCCCACCAGAATCAGCTGGGGTTGCCGGGCTTGGAGCCGCTCGCAAAACGCCCGCTCGGCTTGGGCAGATAGGTAGCCGTGGGCGGTCAGGACCGAGAGACTGGGGAGCTGTCGTTGCCAGGCCCGAGCGGCCCCATCGACCACGCCCGGCGCGCCCCCATAGCAAGCGACTTCCCCCTGGCGCTCTTCCACACTTGCCAGCAACTCGGCCGCTAGCTCGATCCCCGGGCAGCGGTGCTGCCGCTGGTGGTGCCAGCGCAGATAGCCCACCAACCCCGAACCGTCCGGCACGACCAAATCGGCTTGCTGGATGGCCTGCCGCAGCTGCGCATCGTGCTGGCTCTGAACTGCCATCTCGGCGTTGAGGGTTACCACGTGCGCGCCTCGGCCTTGCTCGATGCGCGATCGCAGCCAACTGGCATAGTCCGAGCACAAATGCACGGGCAGTCCCAAAACAGCGGTGGGCTCGGGGGTAGGTGGCATAACCGTTTGCGTGTCCCCTGTTGAGTCTGCCACGGCCGGCCGCAGCTGGCAGGCTCGCGATCGCCCAACGCGTGCCGAACGACCATTACAATGCGGGCGTCCCAGCCGCGCGCGGCCAGTTGGGCCATGAGCACTAACGCCGACCGACCCCTGGATGCGATGCCGCTGCGCGAGCTGCGCGAGCTGGCCCGCGAGCGCAGGATCTTCCGCTATGCTCGCATGCGCAAGGCGCAGCTGCGAGCCGCACTGCGCGAGCTGGCAGAGGAAGAAGCACACCCGAGTGCGGCCACCCCACCCCCCGATGCCGAAACGGTTGCTGCCCTCGATGCAGTCGTGCCCGAGCTACCAACAGCCTACGGTCAGGATCGGATCGGCTTGTTGCCCTACGACCCGGGGCAAGTTTATGCCTACTGGGAGCTGAGCGAGGCGCGCAAGGCGCGCGCGCGCCAAGCCCCAGCAACGTGCGCGAGTATCCTGGCGATGAAGCGGCCGGCGCGCAGTATCTGGCTGTCCCGCTCGGCGATCGCGACTATGCCGTGGAGCTGGGCTACCGTTGCAGCGACGACCGCTGGTTGCCCCTGACGCGATCGGCGCCGGTGCGCGTGCCGCCGGCTGCCCCTAGCACCTGGGGAACGGCCGAGTGCGCCATGACCCTCGATTGGACCCAACCGCCAAGCGGCGACGTTCCACTGGCAGCGCTCGCCGCGCCCCAGTCCAGCCAAGCGGCTGAGGCCACCCCTGCCAGCGTCCTGGCTACCAGCCCCCAAGCCCCCCAAGACCCAGCCCATCGTCCCCAGACCATCGGGCTCAGCTCGCCTGGCGGCGAGGGCTTCTGAGCGGGCATCCGTTAAGTCCATGGATATTGTCGAGACGCTCAAAGCCGATTACCAGCGCTTCCCGCAGGACCCGACTTACAGCATCTACGCCAGCGACGTTTACTTTTGGGACCCGCTCAACGAATTCTGCGGGCTGGCGCGCTACCGGCAAATGCTGGGCTTCATCCAGCGCTGGTTCCGCGATGTCGAGATGGAGCTGCACGCCATCCGGCGCCGCGGCAACACCATTGAAACCGAGTGGACGCTGAACTGGACGACGCCGCTGCCCTGGCGCCCCCGCATTGCCATCCCCGGCTGGAGCGAGCTGCAGCTCAACGACGCCGGCCTAATTGCCTCGCACGTCGATCGCTGGCACTGCTCGCGCCTGAACGTGCTCAAGCAGCACTTGGTACCGGGCGCGCGCCACAATCAGAAGTAGTGTCAATTTTTGTTGAGCGGAGGCGACCGTGCGCATCATTCTGATGACCGGCAAGGGTGGGGTGGGTAAAACCTCCATTGCCGCCGCCACCGGCTTGCAGTGCGCCCAGCTCGGCTACAAAACCCTCGTGCTGAGCACAGACCCGGCCCATTCGCTCGCCGACAGCTTCGATTGCGAGATGAGCCACGAGCCCCAGCCGGTGCGCGACAACCTTTGGGGAGCCGAGCTGGATGCGCTAGTCGAGCTGGAGAGCAACTGGGGCGCGGTCAAGCGCTACATCAGCGAGGTGTTGCAAGCCCGCGGCCTGGAAGGCGTCCAGGCCGAAGAGCTGGCGATCCTGCCCGGTATGGACGAAATATTCGGCCTGGTGCGCCTCAAGCGCCACTATGACGAGGGCGATTTTGACGTGGTCATTGTGGACTCGGCCCCGACGGGGACCTCGCTGCGCTTGCTGAGCATTCCCGAGGTGGGGGGCTGGTACATGCGGCGGTTCTACAAGCCGCTGCAGGGCCTCTCGGCAGCGTTGCGGCCGGTGGTCGAGCCCATCTTTAAGCCCATCGCCGGCTTCTCGCTGCCCAACCAGGAGGTCATGAATGCCCCCTACGAGTTCTACGAGGAAATTGCCGCCCTACAGCAAGTGCTGACCGACAACCAGCAAACCACCGTGCGCTTGGTGGCCAACCCCGAAAAGATGGTCATCAAAGAATCGCTGCGCGCGCATGCCTACCTGAGCCTGTACGATGTCGCCACCGATTTGGTCGTGGCCAACCGCATCATCCCCGAGGGGGTTAGCGATCCGTTCTTGCAGCAGTGGCGGCAGAGCCAGCAGGCGCACCGCCAGGCCATCCACGAAAACTTCCAACCGCTGCCGGTCAAGGAAGTGCCGCTCTACTCGCAGGAGCTGTGCGGGATCCCGGCCCTGGAGCAGCTCCAAGCCACGCTCTA
This DNA window, taken from Cyanobacteria bacterium QS_8_64_29, encodes the following:
- a CDS encoding hydroxyacid dehydrogenase; protein product: MKVGVLGTGLMGQPMGQRLLGAQYPVVAYNRTPEKLAPLREAGAETTASPTDAVRAADCLILMLADATAIERVLLAPEVRAELSGRSVIQMGTIAPEQSRAIQQAVVAAGGEYLEAPLLGSVPQAQSGQLQVMVGASPEQFERWRALLSNFGPEPTHLGPVGAAAATKLALNQLIASLSSAFGLSLGILQHQGVDTEQFMAILRQSALYAPTFDKKLDRMRQRDYARPNFPIQHLLKDADLVLAQASAAGLDTNGLAGVRELLRQARDAGWAESDYAALFEAIAPPRQPAARSY
- a CDS encoding ABC transporter ATP-binding protein, producing MSDTVIEFRNLQVRFETDAGTVTAADGIDLTLERGQTLGLVGESGSGKSVTSLAIAGLLDRPGRVAAGEIWFRSTPESEPVDLLRLGEERRRRYRGSRIGTIFQDPMSALNPVLTVGVQLVEAIRQHRSVSKAEARRQAMRDLQEVQLLPSDAQLRERYIAEWGQPADERALDRYCNQQKRAMLARYPHQLSGGQLQRVTIAMAIACNPSLLIADEPTTALDVTVEDSILKLLRQLCQQRGMSMIFITHDLRAIAEVADTVAVMYRGVIVESGALERIFTHPSHPYTQGLLACIPRLERQVQYLPTIADFMRPERDATPGAAAPAPPSGEAATAADGDRAASAGPLLSVQALQVGFAQRGIWGATQRYFMAVQGVSFSVQAGETLGLVGESGCGKSTLARTILRLIEPLHGRIAFEGQDITRLRGRRLQRLRRRMQIVFQNPYSSLNPRLPIGKAIAEPLAIHGSERTPHQRRTRVARLLERVDLSPSWMDRYPHEFSGGQRQRICIARALALNPSLIVCDEAVSALDVSVQAQVLNLLKTLQADLGLTYIFISHDLSVVKFLSDRIMVMNQGQIAEIGPAEQVYRQPSSDYTRRLIDAIPRGRGQLVESAATPDG
- a CDS encoding glycosyltransferase — protein: MPPTPEPTAVLGLPVHLCSDYASWLRSRIEQGRGAHVVTLNAEMAVQSQHDAQLRQAIQQADLVVPDGSGLVGYLRWHHQRQHRCPGIELAAELLASVEERQGEVACYGGAPGVVDGAARAWQRQLPSLSVLTAHGYLSAQAERAFCERLQARQPQLILVGLGSPRQEQWIARNRALCPNAVWIGVGGSFDVWAGTKARAPAWFRKHHLEWLYRFYQEPRRWRRMLTLPQFAWQTLRGR
- a CDS encoding arsenic-transporting ATPase, with amino-acid sequence MRIILMTGKGGVGKTSIAAATGLQCAQLGYKTLVLSTDPAHSLADSFDCEMSHEPQPVRDNLWGAELDALVELESNWGAVKRYISEVLQARGLEGVQAEELAILPGMDEIFGLVRLKRHYDEGDFDVVIVDSAPTGTSLRLLSIPEVGGWYMRRFYKPLQGLSAALRPVVEPIFKPIAGFSLPNQEVMNAPYEFYEEIAALQQVLTDNQQTTVRLVANPEKMVIKESLRAHAYLSLYDVATDLVVANRIIPEGVSDPFLQQWRQSQQAHRQAIHENFQPLPVKEVPLYSQELCGIPALEQLQATLYGSEDPTQVYYQEETMRVIQHGSEYSLELYLPGIAKDKVDLNKTGDELNIRIGNHRRNLVLPQSLAALQPSGARMEQDYLKIRFAGAAQA